From Pseudomonas asiatica, the proteins below share one genomic window:
- a CDS encoding MFS transporter, producing the protein MNPALTRWITLLLAITSAMAVATVYFAQPLLESMAADLGVAQQQIGWVVGATQAGYALGLLLIVPLGDLIDRKRLLLGQLLFSALALVGVGMAPNWALLLLALAITGLMAVMVQVMVAHAASLADPGQQGQAVGTVTSGIVLGILLARLVSGGLADLAGWRSVYLITAGLLILLALVLWRSLPVGQPVSLRSGYRALIVAQFRLYRHDRLLRQRGLFGVLIFAAFSVLWSAMVMPLSAEPLALSHTAIGLFGLAGVAGTLAAARAGRLADQGLGERTTGVALILLVLSWLPTAFVGHSLMAFGLGVLMLDFAVQAVHVTNQSLLLAGRGAMASRLIGAYMCCYSLGSGVGAVLASWVYAHWGWAAVCGLGMGISAVALGYWLWLQRARAAEAALQCSGQNL; encoded by the coding sequence ATGAACCCTGCACTTACACGCTGGATAACCCTGCTGCTGGCCATTACCAGCGCCATGGCTGTGGCGACAGTGTATTTCGCCCAGCCTCTGCTCGAGTCGATGGCCGCTGACCTTGGCGTGGCGCAGCAGCAGATCGGTTGGGTAGTTGGCGCGACCCAGGCGGGCTACGCCCTGGGGTTGTTGCTGATCGTGCCGCTGGGTGACCTGATCGACCGCAAGCGCCTGCTGCTCGGGCAGTTGCTGTTCTCGGCCCTGGCGCTGGTTGGGGTAGGCATGGCGCCCAACTGGGCGCTATTGCTGCTGGCCCTGGCTATCACCGGGCTGATGGCGGTCATGGTGCAGGTGATGGTGGCGCATGCAGCGAGCCTTGCCGACCCCGGCCAGCAGGGGCAGGCCGTGGGCACCGTCACCAGCGGCATAGTGCTGGGCATTTTGCTGGCGCGGCTGGTCTCGGGCGGGCTTGCCGACCTGGCTGGCTGGCGCAGCGTGTACCTGATTACCGCAGGGTTGTTGATACTGCTGGCCCTGGTGCTGTGGCGCAGCCTGCCCGTGGGGCAACCGGTGTCGCTGCGGTCTGGCTACCGGGCGCTGATCGTTGCCCAGTTCAGGCTGTACCGGCACGACCGGCTGCTACGTCAGCGCGGGTTGTTCGGCGTGTTGATCTTCGCTGCGTTCAGCGTGCTCTGGAGTGCCATGGTCATGCCCCTGAGTGCCGAGCCACTGGCGCTGAGCCATACCGCGATCGGTCTATTCGGCCTGGCGGGTGTTGCCGGCACATTGGCGGCAGCGCGCGCCGGTCGCCTGGCCGACCAGGGGCTGGGGGAGCGCACCACCGGGGTAGCGCTGATTCTGCTTGTGCTGTCATGGCTGCCCACGGCCTTCGTCGGGCATTCACTGATGGCCTTCGGGTTGGGTGTGCTGATGCTGGACTTTGCCGTGCAGGCGGTGCATGTCACCAACCAGAGCCTGCTGCTGGCCGGGCGTGGCGCAATGGCCAGCCGTTTGATCGGCGCCTACATGTGCTGCTATTCGCTTGGCAGTGGAGTGGGGGCAGTGCTGGCGAGTTGGGTGTATGCCCATTGGGGTTGGGCAGCGGTGTGTGGGCTCGGGATGGGCATCAGCGCGGTCGCGCTGGGGTACTGGTTATGGCTGCAACGCGCGAGGGCGGCCGAAGCCGCCCTGCAGTGTTCAGGTCAGAACTTGTAG
- a CDS encoding NAD-dependent epimerase/dehydratase family protein, whose translation MADAPILITGGAGFIGSHLCDALLEKGYAVRILDDFSTGQRGNLQVGHPRLELVEGDVADAELVTQVTAGCSAVVHLAAVASVQASVEDPVRTHQSNFIGTLNVCEAMRVHGLRRVLFASSAAVYGNNGEGESIAEDTPKAPLTPYAVDKLASEQYLDFYRRQHGLEPVVFRFFNIFGPRQDPSSPYSGVISIFSQRAVQGLPITVFGDGEQTRDFLYVGDLVQVMVQALEQPQVEEGAVNIGLNQATSLNQLLAALEKVVGSLPAVSYVAARSGDIRHSRADNQRLLARFEFPQATPMVEGLSRLLGKG comes from the coding sequence ATGGCTGACGCCCCCATCCTGATCACCGGCGGTGCCGGCTTTATTGGCTCCCACCTGTGCGATGCGTTGTTGGAGAAAGGCTACGCCGTACGCATTCTCGACGATTTCTCCACTGGCCAGCGGGGCAACCTGCAGGTTGGCCACCCTCGGCTGGAACTGGTTGAAGGCGATGTCGCCGATGCCGAGCTGGTTACGCAGGTTACGGCTGGCTGCAGTGCCGTGGTGCACCTGGCTGCGGTGGCCTCGGTGCAGGCCTCGGTCGAGGACCCGGTGCGGACCCACCAGAGCAATTTCATCGGTACCCTCAACGTGTGCGAAGCCATGCGCGTGCATGGGCTGCGCCGGGTGCTGTTCGCCTCCAGTGCGGCGGTGTATGGCAACAATGGTGAAGGCGAGTCGATTGCCGAAGACACTCCCAAGGCGCCGCTGACCCCCTATGCCGTGGACAAGCTGGCCAGTGAGCAGTACCTGGACTTCTACCGTCGTCAGCATGGCCTGGAGCCGGTGGTGTTCCGCTTCTTCAATATCTTCGGGCCGCGCCAGGACCCGTCCTCGCCGTATTCCGGGGTGATCAGCATCTTCTCCCAACGTGCTGTGCAGGGTTTGCCGATTACCGTATTCGGTGATGGTGAGCAGACCCGGGACTTCCTTTACGTGGGCGACCTGGTGCAGGTGATGGTGCAGGCGCTGGAGCAGCCGCAGGTCGAGGAGGGCGCGGTGAATATCGGCCTCAACCAGGCCACATCGCTTAACCAGCTGCTGGCAGCGCTTGAGAAGGTGGTGGGTAGCTTGCCGGCGGTCAGCTATGTGGCGGCACGTTCGGGTGACATTCGCCATTCGCGGGCGGATAACCAGCGCTTGTTGGCGCGGTTCGAGTTTCCGCAGGCGACGCCGATGGTCGAGGGCTTGTCGCGGCTTCTGGGCAAGGGCTGA
- a CDS encoding winged helix-turn-helix transcriptional regulator, with the protein MLDENNAQCPVARALEVLGDRWALMILRDAFDGLRRFSEFQKNLGLAKNILASRLKWLVESGLLTMQPASDGSAYKEYVLTEKGRSVFPVVVGLRQWGERFLFEAGEVRSELVDGDTGQALETLQVRARDGRVLAAGDCLRKVVRHE; encoded by the coding sequence ATGCTCGATGAAAACAATGCGCAATGCCCCGTAGCCCGGGCGCTGGAGGTACTGGGAGACCGCTGGGCGCTGATGATCCTGCGCGACGCATTCGATGGGCTGCGGCGCTTCAGTGAATTCCAGAAGAACCTGGGGCTGGCGAAGAACATCCTCGCCTCACGGCTGAAGTGGCTGGTGGAGAGTGGGCTGCTGACGATGCAGCCGGCGTCGGATGGCAGTGCCTACAAGGAGTATGTGCTGACCGAGAAAGGGCGATCGGTGTTCCCGGTGGTGGTTGGCTTGAGGCAGTGGGGGGAGCGGTTTCTGTTCGAGGCGGGCGAGGTGCGTTCGGAGTTGGTGGATGGTGATACGGGGCAGGCGCTGGAAACACTGCAGGTGCGGGCCCGGGATGGGCGGGTGCTGGCGGCAGGGGATTGCCTGCGAAAAGTGGTGCGGCATGAGTGA
- a CDS encoding alanine/glycine:cation symporter family protein has product MLEVLNDFLSGKLLIVLIVGLGSYFTIRSRFVQFRHFGHMFGVFKESLRGQAGQLSSFQALMLSLAGRVGAGNIAGVGIAVTLGGPGAVFWMWVTALVGMSSSFFECTLAQVYKRADGDGLYRGGPAYYIQHGLKLKSMAIVFSVLLLVTYGFAFIGLQSYTVTHSLQNAFAFDPKHTGIVLAVLLAITFIGGIKRIAAVSDLLVPVKTLAYIGVTLYVIGTQIEHVPAMLETIFKSAFGLDPAFGGLLGSAIVMGVKRGVFANEAGLGSAPNVAAVAAVKHPGAQGVVQAFSVFLDTFVICTCTALLILLSGFYTPGFEGDGIVLTQNSLAAVVGDWGRVFVSVALSLFVFTCILYNYYLGENSLQFLSRNRVVLMVFRGLVLALVVWGSLQDLSTVFAFADITMTCLAFVNLVALALLFKVGLRVMRDYDDQRKAGVDQPVFDSAKFADLDLDRNAWPANPQAETATDKAVGEVQTQR; this is encoded by the coding sequence ATGCTCGAAGTACTCAACGATTTCCTCTCGGGGAAACTTCTCATTGTGCTGATCGTAGGGCTGGGTAGCTACTTCACTATCCGCTCCCGGTTCGTCCAGTTCCGCCACTTCGGCCACATGTTCGGTGTGTTCAAGGAATCGCTGCGTGGCCAGGCAGGCCAGCTGAGCTCCTTCCAGGCCCTGATGCTGAGCCTGGCTGGCCGCGTTGGTGCCGGTAACATCGCCGGTGTCGGCATTGCCGTGACCCTGGGTGGCCCAGGCGCCGTGTTCTGGATGTGGGTCACCGCACTGGTGGGTATGTCCAGCAGCTTCTTCGAATGCACCCTGGCCCAGGTCTACAAGCGCGCCGATGGCGACGGCCTGTACCGTGGTGGCCCGGCGTACTACATCCAGCACGGCCTGAAGCTGAAAAGCATGGCCATCGTGTTCTCGGTCCTGCTGCTGGTCACCTACGGCTTCGCCTTCATCGGCCTGCAGTCGTACACCGTGACTCACTCGCTGCAGAACGCCTTCGCCTTCGACCCCAAGCACACCGGCATCGTCCTCGCCGTGCTGCTGGCCATCACCTTCATCGGCGGCATCAAGCGCATCGCCGCGGTGTCGGACCTGCTGGTACCGGTCAAGACCCTGGCGTACATCGGCGTGACCCTGTACGTGATCGGCACCCAGATCGAGCACGTGCCAGCCATGCTGGAAACCATCTTCAAGAGTGCCTTCGGCCTCGACCCGGCGTTCGGCGGCCTGCTCGGCAGTGCCATCGTCATGGGCGTGAAGCGTGGTGTGTTCGCCAACGAAGCGGGCCTGGGCAGTGCGCCAAACGTCGCAGCCGTGGCCGCCGTGAAACACCCGGGTGCGCAGGGCGTTGTCCAGGCATTCAGCGTGTTCCTCGACACCTTCGTGATCTGCACCTGCACCGCGTTGCTGATCCTGTTGTCGGGCTTCTACACCCCGGGCTTCGAAGGTGACGGCATCGTCCTGACCCAGAACTCGCTGGCCGCCGTGGTTGGTGACTGGGGCCGCGTGTTCGTCAGCGTGGCACTGTCGCTGTTCGTGTTCACCTGCATCCTCTACAACTACTACCTGGGCGAGAACAGCCTGCAGTTCCTCAGCCGCAATCGTGTGGTACTGATGGTATTCCGTGGCCTGGTACTGGCGCTGGTTGTATGGGGCTCGTTGCAGGACCTGTCGACTGTGTTCGCCTTTGCCGATATCACCATGACCTGCCTGGCCTTCGTCAACCTGGTGGCCCTGGCCCTGCTGTTCAAGGTCGGCCTGCGGGTGATGCGCGACTACGACGACCAGCGCAAGGCGGGCGTCGACCAACCGGTGTTCGACTCGGCCAAGTTTGCCGACCTGGACCTGGATCGCAATGCCTGGCCTGCCAATCCGCAGGCGGAAACAGCCACTGACAAAGCAGTCGGCGAAGTCCAGACGCAGCGCTGA
- a CDS encoding TSUP family transporter, which yields MIELDLTLVLTLALVALMAGFFDAIAGGGGLITLPVLFIAGIEPLAAIATNKFQAASATVSATCAFARKGMIDWRQGSPMAVMSFIGGALGALSITYVPKSVLQACVPPLLILIAAYFAFSPKPNEQARKAKISTSLFCITVAPIIGFYDGIFGPGVGSFFMLACVILLGQHLIQAVCTSKLLNAACNLGALSVFSLSGAIIWPLALAMAFAAFVGAQLGARCAVHFGPRLIKPLLVCVCCIMAIKLLLDPGNPVGEWLHQLVL from the coding sequence ATGATCGAATTAGATTTAACGCTTGTTCTGACCCTCGCACTGGTGGCACTGATGGCCGGCTTTTTCGATGCTATCGCCGGTGGCGGGGGCCTGATCACGCTCCCGGTGTTGTTCATTGCCGGTATCGAACCCTTGGCGGCAATTGCCACCAACAAGTTCCAGGCGGCTTCGGCTACGGTTTCGGCTACGTGCGCCTTCGCCCGCAAAGGCATGATCGACTGGAGACAAGGCAGTCCAATGGCTGTCATGTCGTTTATCGGAGGGGCGTTGGGTGCCTTGTCGATAACTTACGTGCCCAAAAGCGTTCTGCAGGCGTGCGTTCCACCTCTGCTGATCCTGATAGCCGCCTACTTTGCCTTCAGTCCAAAGCCGAATGAACAAGCGCGCAAGGCAAAGATATCGACCAGCCTGTTCTGCATTACGGTTGCACCAATCATTGGCTTTTATGACGGGATCTTCGGCCCTGGCGTAGGCTCGTTCTTCATGCTGGCCTGCGTGATCCTCTTGGGCCAGCACTTGATACAAGCCGTGTGCACCAGCAAGCTATTGAACGCAGCCTGTAATCTGGGCGCGTTGTCAGTCTTTTCACTGAGCGGGGCGATCATCTGGCCGCTGGCACTGGCGATGGCATTCGCTGCTTTTGTGGGGGCTCAACTGGGCGCACGCTGCGCAGTACACTTTGGCCCCCGTCTGATCAAGCCATTGCTGGTCTGTGTTTGCTGCATCATGGCAATCAAGTTGCTGCTCGACCCAGGCAACCCTGTTGGCGAGTGGTTACATCAACTTGTTCTCTGA
- a CDS encoding helix-turn-helix domain-containing protein, producing the protein MSDHFATNLKLACSHYRSISEVCRQLSINRAQFNKYLSGQSRPTAYNLKRIGDFFGVEDYELNLPPEQFSRLIGARVSTPAEQPGDPISDLFRPLHAHAGNLSRYCGYYLEYSNCMSVPGTVLVSLVHLWEERGQFLFERQERQERSSATNPHAEVRCRYLGAAFQLQDRMFLVDYESLTFNEMSQTILIPSFKSRITRLNGLKAGVSSGDRRNPACTRVVWDYLGEEINRINVYRQVKLYQPDDPRIDDDVRERLSVGPLRNSLFEIE; encoded by the coding sequence ATGAGCGATCATTTCGCTACCAACCTCAAACTGGCCTGCAGCCACTACCGCTCTATCTCCGAAGTTTGCCGCCAGCTGTCGATCAACCGCGCACAGTTCAACAAGTACCTGAGTGGGCAAAGCCGCCCGACGGCCTACAACCTCAAGCGCATCGGCGATTTCTTCGGGGTCGAAGATTACGAATTGAATTTGCCACCCGAGCAGTTCAGCCGCCTGATCGGTGCTCGCGTGTCGACCCCGGCCGAGCAGCCTGGCGACCCGATCAGTGATCTGTTCCGTCCGTTGCACGCCCATGCGGGGAACCTGTCGCGCTATTGCGGTTACTACCTGGAATATTCCAACTGCATGTCGGTTCCGGGCACGGTCCTGGTGTCATTGGTGCACCTGTGGGAGGAGCGCGGGCAGTTCCTTTTCGAACGCCAGGAACGCCAGGAGCGTTCCAGCGCCACCAACCCCCATGCCGAGGTGCGTTGCCGCTATCTGGGAGCGGCGTTCCAACTGCAGGACCGGATGTTCCTGGTCGATTACGAGTCGCTGACGTTCAACGAGATGAGCCAGACTATCCTCATCCCCAGTTTCAAGAGCCGCATTACCCGCCTCAACGGCCTGAAGGCCGGCGTATCCAGCGGAGACCGGCGCAACCCGGCCTGCACTCGGGTTGTGTGGGACTACCTGGGAGAGGAGATCAATCGCATCAATGTCTACCGGCAGGTAAAACTGTACCAGCCGGATGACCCACGCATAGATGACGATGTGCGTGAGCGCCTTAGCGTGGGGCCGTTGCGTAACAGTCTGTTCGAAATCGAGTGA
- a CDS encoding OmpW/AlkL family protein: MNKSLLSAALAALALAAPVAHAHQAGDVIVRAGAITVAPNESSGDLKFDGSKVSGTKATLDSDTQLGLTFAYMLTDHVGLELLAATPFKHTVGVKGLGGGLDGKLADIKQLPPTLSLQYYPMEPTSKFQPYAGVGINYTLFFDEDLSSARKQQGFSNLKLQDSVGIAGQLGMDYMITDNLLVNASVWYIDIDTKASVDGPSALGYSKTKVDVDVDPWVYMVGLGYKF; encoded by the coding sequence ATGAACAAGTCCTTGCTCAGCGCCGCCCTCGCGGCCCTGGCGCTCGCTGCCCCTGTCGCCCACGCCCACCAGGCGGGTGATGTCATCGTCCGTGCCGGTGCCATCACCGTTGCCCCCAACGAAAGCAGCGGCGACCTGAAATTCGACGGCAGCAAGGTATCGGGCACCAAGGCGACCTTGGACAGCGACACCCAACTGGGCCTGACCTTCGCCTACATGCTCACCGACCATGTCGGCCTCGAGTTGCTGGCGGCCACCCCGTTCAAGCACACCGTCGGCGTCAAAGGTCTGGGCGGCGGCCTGGACGGCAAGTTGGCCGATATCAAGCAACTGCCACCGACCCTGTCGTTGCAGTACTACCCGATGGAACCAACTTCCAAGTTCCAGCCGTATGCCGGCGTCGGCATCAACTACACCCTGTTCTTCGATGAGGACCTCAGTAGTGCACGCAAGCAGCAGGGCTTCAGCAACCTGAAGCTGCAAGACTCGGTCGGCATCGCCGGTCAGCTGGGCATGGACTACATGATCACCGACAACCTGCTGGTCAACGCTTCGGTCTGGTACATCGACATCGACACCAAGGCCAGCGTCGACGGCCCGTCCGCACTGGGCTACAGCAAGACCAAAGTCGACGTCGATGTCGACCCATGGGTGTACATGGTCGGCCTTGGCTACAAGTTCTGA
- a CDS encoding sugar nucleotide-binding protein, which yields MRMRLMLLGGGNALGQALIRLGAEEDIAFLAPRPPENGWTPASLTQLLDDHRPDALVNLAYYFDWFQAESVSEQRLAQQERAVERLAELCQHHQITLVQPSSYRVFDGSRATAYSEKDEPVPLGLRGQALWRFEQSVRAACPQHVLLRFGWLLDESIDGALGRFLTRAEQPQELLLADDRRGNPTPVDDAARVILSVLKQLDCSAPLWGTYHYAGNEATTPLALGQAILAEAGQYRQLAVQAPTPQAHAARPDASEEPQHAVLACKKILHTFGIKPRAWRAGLPPLLDRFYRHG from the coding sequence ATGCGTATGCGCCTAATGCTGTTGGGTGGTGGCAATGCCCTCGGGCAAGCGCTGATTCGTCTTGGGGCCGAGGAGGACATCGCATTCCTGGCTCCGCGTCCACCCGAGAACGGCTGGACGCCGGCCAGCCTCACCCAGCTGCTCGACGATCATCGTCCCGATGCACTGGTCAACCTGGCCTATTACTTCGACTGGTTCCAGGCCGAGTCGGTCAGTGAGCAGCGCCTGGCCCAGCAGGAGCGGGCTGTGGAGCGGTTGGCAGAGCTGTGCCAGCACCACCAGATCACCCTGGTTCAGCCATCCAGCTACCGGGTGTTCGATGGTTCTCGGGCCACGGCCTACAGCGAAAAGGACGAGCCGGTACCGCTGGGCCTGCGTGGCCAGGCCCTGTGGCGTTTCGAGCAGAGCGTTCGCGCGGCTTGCCCGCAACACGTGCTGTTGCGCTTTGGTTGGCTGCTCGACGAAAGCATCGACGGGGCGTTGGGCCGCTTCCTTACCCGCGCCGAGCAACCCCAGGAGCTGCTGCTGGCCGATGACCGGCGTGGCAACCCTACGCCGGTCGACGACGCCGCCCGGGTGATCCTGTCGGTGCTCAAACAACTCGATTGCAGTGCGCCGCTGTGGGGCACCTACCATTACGCCGGCAACGAGGCGACCACGCCGCTGGCGCTGGGCCAGGCGATCCTCGCCGAGGCAGGCCAGTACCGGCAGCTGGCCGTGCAGGCGCCGACGCCGCAGGCACATGCCGCACGGCCGGATGCCAGCGAAGAGCCGCAGCACGCGGTACTGGCCTGCAAGAAAATCCTTCATACCTTCGGCATCAAGCCGCGCGCCTGGCGCGCCGGCTTGCCGCCTCTACTGGACCGGTTCTACCGCCATGGCTGA
- a CDS encoding DUF3299 domain-containing protein — MIQYLTAFFAGEPAKRPVQAVQLLLVMLLSLASPIWASEPRELDWPALIPEGAPVIPPQLAPLHDMSQLSNALSAESAPPARQQAPDAPVVKSLDGQQIKLPGYIVPLEVSEEGRTTEFLLVPYYGACIHVPPPPSNQIVHIFSEMGVRVEDLYQPYWIEGKLQVRASSSELADAGYQMEAEKIYAYELR, encoded by the coding sequence ATGATCCAATACCTCACGGCCTTCTTCGCGGGTGAACCCGCGAAGAGGCCAGTACAGGCAGTACAACTACTACTGGTCATGCTGCTTTCGCTGGCATCGCCCATCTGGGCCTCGGAACCCCGCGAACTTGACTGGCCCGCCCTCATCCCCGAAGGCGCCCCGGTCATCCCGCCCCAACTCGCGCCGTTGCACGACATGTCGCAGCTCAGCAACGCCCTGTCCGCCGAGTCCGCCCCACCGGCGCGCCAGCAGGCCCCCGATGCTCCAGTGGTAAAAAGCCTCGACGGCCAGCAGATCAAACTGCCCGGCTACATCGTGCCGCTGGAGGTGAGCGAAGAAGGCCGCACCACCGAATTCCTGCTGGTCCCCTACTACGGCGCGTGCATCCACGTGCCACCGCCACCGTCGAACCAGATCGTGCACATCTTCAGTGAAATGGGCGTTCGCGTAGAAGACCTCTACCAGCCCTACTGGATCGAGGGGAAGCTGCAGGTTAGAGCCTCCAGCAGCGAACTGGCCGATGCCGGCTACCAGATGGAAGCCGAGAAAATATACGCTTATGAGCTGAGATGA
- a CDS encoding Fe(II)-2OG oxygenase family protein: MPHSEAAYLDFSPEQSKAIAFASQTIADLGGPEAKGVALQARIFADQLEQALSVEQRGLLQRFSEGHLSALMYRHMPCADEPIPEYLPHISTLAQNPRCQYLASRNQLLLELVRHRSFAFDIDNEGKQVRLVGNFKGGGRIPRLDEDPCLKVETSSHAGLRLGPHTEAPYNCSTISSNAHSPAPSALILTARWNPANEPTHVFPLQGIIERLGSMGTLALTSASFDFTRSDCFGHGQGNAGKAVSILQFEPNGGFSVRYNSYRFSLNDRACSAAARAFDSFQKILDTTQPLAFVLQPDTALLINNSRALHGRDMVQDNRRLLIRQFGYSPFAEPLVLAEDPLLVRG; encoded by the coding sequence ATGCCTCATTCAGAAGCTGCATACCTGGATTTCAGCCCGGAGCAAAGCAAAGCCATAGCCTTTGCAAGCCAGACCATTGCTGACCTGGGTGGCCCAGAGGCCAAAGGAGTAGCACTTCAGGCTCGTATATTCGCCGATCAACTCGAGCAAGCCTTGAGTGTGGAACAGCGTGGGCTGCTACAACGCTTCAGTGAAGGCCATCTATCTGCCTTGATGTACAGACATATGCCTTGTGCCGACGAGCCAATACCAGAATATCTGCCCCACATTTCCACCCTGGCGCAAAACCCACGCTGCCAATACCTTGCCTCACGCAATCAACTGCTGCTGGAGCTCGTGCGCCACCGCAGTTTCGCCTTCGATATAGATAACGAGGGTAAGCAGGTTCGCCTGGTGGGCAACTTCAAGGGCGGTGGCCGCATTCCGCGACTCGACGAAGATCCCTGCCTGAAAGTTGAAACCAGCTCGCATGCGGGCTTGCGCTTGGGGCCACACACTGAAGCGCCTTACAACTGCTCGACAATTTCCAGCAACGCTCACTCCCCTGCTCCCTCTGCACTGATTCTGACTGCGCGCTGGAACCCCGCCAATGAACCTACGCATGTCTTCCCGCTCCAGGGAATCATTGAACGCTTGGGTAGCATGGGCACACTTGCACTGACTTCAGCGTCTTTCGACTTCACCCGCAGTGACTGCTTCGGTCACGGGCAAGGCAATGCAGGCAAAGCAGTTTCAATACTGCAATTCGAGCCAAATGGTGGTTTCTCTGTTCGTTACAATAGCTATCGCTTCAGTCTGAATGACCGCGCCTGCAGCGCTGCTGCGCGCGCTTTCGACTCCTTTCAAAAAATACTGGATACCACACAACCGTTGGCGTTTGTCCTGCAGCCTGACACCGCACTGCTGATCAACAACAGCCGAGCCTTGCACGGCCGCGACATGGTTCAGGACAACCGGCGCCTGCTTATCCGTCAATTCGGATATTCCCCCTTTGCCGAACCGCTGGTGCTCGCTGAAGACCCGCTGCTGGTGCGTGGCTGA